A section of the Penaeus monodon isolate SGIC_2016 unplaced genomic scaffold, NSTDA_Pmon_1 PmonScaffold_8653, whole genome shotgun sequence genome encodes:
- the LOC119571920 gene encoding collagen alpha-1(XXVII) chain-like, translating into MFCDSSLPSQIAWPRSNAYSEEGMRRGSITHSRFPLPPKPRTPPLPATDQSSYEPFPFASPTPVSGDVSSTATPQNHEHSHNLPHHTPYTPVTDTPSLHSPPAQPAEQRLRCRAAPPSSATTPGTVDDETHHQVPGVPAPSTTHHHPKRAHGVVKHSRNDLKRNNKRKDKTVSLPVTSKKEEEHVRTPKHPMPTRHRTYQVVSSLTSIVVTLTQRKKT; encoded by the exons ATGTTCTGTGACAGCAGTCTACCATCACAAATTGCTTGGCCAAGAAGTAATGCCTACTCAGAAGAAGGAATGCGGAGAGGAAGCATCACTCACAGcagattccccctccctccaaaacctcgtactcctcccctccctgccacGGACCAGTCCTCCTACGaacccttccctttcgcatcccctaCCCCTGTGAGCGGGGATGTGTCTTCTACCGCCACCCCACAGAACCACGAGCACTCACACAACCTCCCCCACCATACACCTTATACGCCTGTAACGgacaccccttccctccactctccacCCGCCCAGCCAGCCGAACAACGACTCCGCTGCCGAGCAGCTCCGCCCTCGTCCGCCACCACGCCCGGCACAG TGGATGACGAAACTCATCACCAAGTACCTGGAGTCCCTGCCCCCTCTACTACCCATCACCACCCCAAACGTGCCCACGGCGTTGTCAAACATAGCAGGAACGACCTGAAGCGCAACAACAAACGAAAGGACAAGACGGTTTCATTACCGGTCACCtccaaaaaggaagaagagcacGTGAGAACGCCAAAACATCCAATGCCTACAAGGCATAGAACGTACCAGGTGGTGTCATCTCTAACATCAATAGTTGTGACcctgacacagaggaagaagacatag